Within Pseudomonas cichorii, the genomic segment GTGATGCCCGAGGCGCGTGTCATCGAGCAGCAGGCTCATCAGGATTTGCGAGACAGGGAGCAATCGTCATGACTCAGGTCGCCCAGGCATCAGCCGATAATGGCCACGGGACCCGCTGGAAGTGGGCCAAGCGTGGCTTGAACCTGTTTTTCTTCATCGCCGTGCCGGTGTTGCTGTTCATGCTGGTCAAGAACCTCGACTGGCAGGAAGTCAGCCATGCCTTGCAGTCCTACAAACTCAGTACCCTGAGTATTGCGGTACTGGTAGCGCTGGCCAGTTACCTGACGTATTGCGGGTTCGACATTCTGGCGCGTTATTACACGGGCCATAAGTTGTCGATACAGCAGATCGTACCGGTGACGTTCGTCTGTTACGCCTTCAACCTCAACCTGAGTTCCTGGGTGGGCGGAATTGCTTTGCGCTATCGCCTGTATTCCCGGCTGGGGCTGGATGTGCCGACCATTACCCGAATTCTGAGCTTCAGTCTGATCACCAACTGGCTGGGCTACATGTTGCTGGCAGGGGCCGTTTTCTCGATGGGTTTCCCAAAGTTGCCCAAGGCCTGGGAGGTCGGTACGACGTCCTTGCAACTGATCGGTGTGGGTCTGCTGGTGCTGTGCTTTTCCTACCTGCTGGCGTGCCGCTTTTCCAAACGGCGCTCCTGGAATCTGCGAGGGCAGGAAATCGTTCTGCCTTCCCTCGGGCAGGCGTTGATGCAGGCCGGCCTCGGGGCCTTGAACTGGTCGTTGATGGCGATGGTGATTTACACCCTGCTGCCGGATAACGCGTTCTATCCGGCGATATTGGGTGTGCTGTTGATCAGCAGTATTGCAGGTGTCATTACTCACATTCCGGCAGGGCTCGGGGTGTTGGAAACCGTGTTCATCACCTTACTGGCCCAGGAGTTTTCCAAGGGCAGCCTGCTGGCCGGGCTGATCGGCTACCGGGCCATTTATTTCCTGTTGCCTCTGCTGATTGCCCTGCTGGTGTATGTGGTGCTGGAGAAAAAGGCGAAAAAGCTCAGCGCAAAGAACCAGCAGCGGATGTGAGGTGGGAGGGGCATTGGCCGCGACGACCTGCTTTGACAGCACATCTTCAGTACCTGAATGTGCTGTCGCGGCCAATGCCTCTTGAAGTGACGGCTATCTGTCAGTGCCCCACATCCTGGCGCGCAAACATTTTCACCGCATCGACCGCATGGCTGGTGCCTTCGCTGATCTGGACGATCACCGAGCCGGCCTGATCCGCCAGGTCGACACCCTTGACCGCGTTGCTGCGGGTGTTCTCCATGCTGTCGATGGCCTGGCGGGTTTCGTTCTGGATTACGCCGATCATCTCCGATATTTCGGCCGTGGAGCGGCTGGTGCGTCCGGCCAGTTGGCGAACTTCATCGGCCACCACCGCAAAACCGCGACCTTGATCACCGGCCCGTGCCGCTTCGATGGCCGCGTTCAGCGCCAGCAGGTTGGTCTGCTCCGCAATACTGCGAATGGTGTTGACGATGGTGGTGATCTGCTCCGAACGTTCGCCCAGTTGGGTAACGATGCGTGACGAATCCTCGATATTCACCGAGATCTGGCGCATTTCGTTCGCGGCCTGCTGAATCACCTGGGTGCCTTGTTCGGTGACTTTCCGGGTTTGTACCGAGATGTGATAGGCCTGCGCAGCACTGTCGGTATCGCGCTCATGTTTTTCGACTCGTGCAGTGATGTCTGAGGCGAATTTGATGATTTTCCACAGCTTCCCGTCCGTGTCGTATACGGGGTTGTAACTGGCTTCCAGCCACAGAGTCTGCCCATGGCGGTTGACACGTTTGAACTGGCCGCTGAAGAACTCGCCCTTGTTCAGGCGTTTCCAGAAGTCGGCATATTCGCTGCTGCTGGTGATTTCCGGTGGGCACAACAGCTTGTGGCTCTTGCCGATCAAGTCTTTTTCGCTGTAACCCATCAGGTTCGTCAGGTTGCTGTTGGCACACAGGATCCGGCCTTCCAGGTCGAACTCGATCACAGCCATGGCACGGTCGAGGACCAGCAGCTTGTTTTTCGCTTCGCTGTCGGCCTGGACCTTGGCGGTGATGTCCAGCGCGTACTTGACGATTTTCACGGTCTTGCCCGACTCATCCTTGATCGGGTTATAACTGGCTTCAAGCCATACCGTCTCGCCATTGCCGGCTACACGACGGAAAGTCGAGGAGACAAACTCTCCGGCTCTCAGGCGACTCCACAGCTGGCTGTATTCCGAACTGCGGGCGTATTCGGGCGGGCAGAATTTGCGGTGCTCCTTGCCCAGCACGTCTTCGCGACGGTAATGCATGGTGTTCAGGAAGTTGTCATTGACTGTCAGCACAACACCATTGAGATCGAACTCGATGATGGCCATCGAACGATCAAGTGCTTTTAATAGCCAGGCTTGTTGGTCAATGGTCTGCTGGAGGGCAATTAATTCTTTTTTGTTTGAATTAAATAGCATGGCGGCGTGGCTCAGGAGGAAGTTGTAATGAGGGTTCCCGTCCTTCGGCCTGCGGTGCGTAGGGCACTCGTGCGTATCCTTCTGCGATGATGGCACTATAGGTGGCACTTCGGGTGTTTGTACAACGGATTATGAAAAAAACATCCAGATGATAATGATGTTCA encodes:
- a CDS encoding methyl-accepting chemotaxis protein gives rise to the protein MIQQAANEMRQISVNIEDSSRIVTQLGERSEQITTIVNTIRSIAEQTNLLALNAAIEAARAGDQGRGFAVVADEVRQLAGRTSRSTAEISEMIGVIQNETRQAIDSMENTRSNAVKGVDLADQAGSVIVQISEGTSHAVDAVKMFARQDVGH
- a CDS encoding lysylphosphatidylglycerol synthase domain-containing protein produces the protein MTQVAQASADNGHGTRWKWAKRGLNLFFFIAVPVLLFMLVKNLDWQEVSHALQSYKLSTLSIAVLVALASYLTYCGFDILARYYTGHKLSIQQIVPVTFVCYAFNLNLSSWVGGIALRYRLYSRLGLDVPTITRILSFSLITNWLGYMLLAGAVFSMGFPKLPKAWEVGTTSLQLIGVGLLVLCFSYLLACRFSKRRSWNLRGQEIVLPSLGQALMQAGLGALNWSLMAMVIYTLLPDNAFYPAILGVLLISSIAGVITHIPAGLGVLETVFITLLAQEFSKGSLLAGLIGYRAIYFLLPLLIALLVYVVLEKKAKKLSAKNQQRM